AGGCCATCCAGATCTTCTCCCGAAGCCCGCGGATGCTTCGAAACCTGAAACCTCTGACGCACGAGGAGACGGGGGCATTCCAGGCGAACCTCCGGGCTCACGGGATCGTCCGCGCTATGATCCATGCGAACTACCTGATCAACCTCGCCTCGCCGAAGAAGCCCCTCCTGAAGCTTTCCCGATCGGCCTTCGTGGACGAGTTGGACCGCGCCCAACAGCTGGGCGTCTCGGACGTTATCTTTCACCCGGGGGCCCACCTGGGCAAGGGCGAGCGTTTCGGGATTCGCACGATCGCCGAGAGCCTCGATTGGTGCTTCGAGCACGCGGACGCGCCCTCGGTCTTCGCGGTCCTCGAGAACACGGCAGGCGGTGGGAGCACCATCGGCGCGACCTTCGACCAGATCGCGGCGGTCATGTCCGCTTCCTCGCGCCCGGAGCGCCTCGGTGCGTGCGTGGACACCTGCCACGCCTTCGCCGCAGGGTACGACTTCCGCTCCCCCGAGGGGTATGCGGACCTCGTTCGGAGCCTCGAGACCACGGTCGGCCTTCCCCGCGTTCGGGCGTTCCACCTGAATGACTCCAAGGGAGACCTGAACTCCCACGCGGACCGTCACGAGAACATCGGGAAGGGTAAGATCGGTCTGGAGGGCTTTCGTCACCTGGTCAACGACACCCGATTCGCCCAGCTGCCGGGATGCCTCGAGTTCCCCGGGGACGATGCGGGATACCGGCGCAACCTGAGGACGCTCCGGTCGCTCATTCCGGGATACGTCCCGCCGAAGCGGGTGCGACCCCGGCGCAGCTCAGCCGTCCCCGCACCTCCGTCATGAGTCCGTATGCGCCTCGTAGAATGGTCATGGAAGTGTGTGAGCGCCGGAGCCGTCGCTCCATGCCAGGTCCTGCGAACAGCGCGGCCACGATGGACGGCATGGCTTCCGGCCCGGACGTCACGGACCCGTCCGGGGCCACGACGTGCGCGCCGTCGAACCACGTGGCTGCAGGCACCGCGGCGAGCAAGCGCTCCGCGTCCTGAATGGGTTGGATCTCGAGGGACCTGCGGACATCCAGCAGGTGGAGCGCGTGCGCGGCGACCGAGCAGATCCGGCAATCCTTGTCGAAGAGCAACGTGTAGGGCGTTTCGGTTCGCATTACGCTAGCCGAGACATCCGTGAGCCATGAAGGCTCCGTCATTTCGCCAACGATGCCGCACGTCGAACCGAAAGCGGCTCGTGTGCAGGTTGCGTGCTAACTTTTAAGTAAACCGAAAACATCCAGAACTCGACAACATGCCGAGGTCCACCTCACCCGCACCGGCGGGACTCCGTTCTGCGACGCGCTACGGGACCTCGGTGGTGCTTGCCGGATGAGCGCGGCCTCGCGTTTCTGTGGGGCTGCGCGGCTGGGTGTGAACATGGGGGATGCTCGATGGGTACGCGGTGCGGCTGGCGCCGACATCGTGCCCCGGGACGACTTCGTGGGACGCCCGGCTTCGCGAATCGGAGGCGAGACGCATGAGTGAGGCACGCGCGCTGGAGCAGGGCTGGAAGACCGGTGAACGCTGGGCTGGGATCCTGCGCCCCTACACCGCGGAGGACGTGGTGCGTCTGCGGGGATCGGTCCGAGTCGCCCACACGCTCGCGGAGCGAGGAGCCGAACGACTCTGGCAGCTCCTGCACTCGGAGCCCTTCGTCGCGGCGCTCGGATCCATGACCGGCGGTCAGGCGGTCCAGCAGGTCCAAGCGGGCCTCAAGGCGATCTATCTTAGTGGCTGGCAGGTCGCCGCGGACGCGAACGACGCGGGCCAGACGTACCCGGACCAGAGCCTCTATCCTGCGGATTCCGTGCCGAACGTGGTGCGGCGCCTGAACAACGCGCTCCGCCGGGAAGACCAGAAGCAGAGGATGGCGGGCCGACACGACGTCGACTGGTTCGCCCCGATTATCGCGGACGCCGAGGCGGGCTTCGGCGGCCCGCTGAACGCGTTCGAGCTCATGAAGGCCCTGATCGATGCGGGCGCGGCAGCGGCCCACTTCGAGGATCAGCTCGCGAGCGCGAAGAAGTGCGGCCATCTCGGGGGCAAGGTCCTCGTGCCCACCCGGGAGTTCATCCAGAAGCTCGTCGCCGCGCGCCTTGCCGCGGACATGGAGGGCGTGCCCTCCATCGTCATCGCCCGGACGGACGCGAACGGCGCCAAGCTGATCACGAGCGACGTGGACCCGCGGGACCAGGAATTCCTCGGGACGGAGCGGACCGCTGAGGGATTCCACGCGCTGAGGGGCGGTCTCAATGCCGCCATCGCCCGAGGCATCAGCTACGCACCGTACGCGGATCTCGTCTGGTGCGAGACCGCGAGCCCCGACCTCGACGAGGCACGGGCCTTCGCGGACGGCTTGCACGCGAAGTTCCCCGACAAGATGCTCGCGTACAACTGCTCCGCCTCCTTCAACTGGAGGAAGAAGCTCGAGCCGGTCCAGATCGCGCGCTTCCAGGAGGAACTCGCAGACATGGGCTACCGCTTCCAGTTCGTGACCCTCGCGGGATTCCACTCGATGAACTTGGCCATGTTCCGCCTTGCGCGCGACTACCGGAACTCGGGGATGACCGCGTACACGGAACTCCAGCAGGAAGAGTTCGCCGCGAAGGACGAAGGATACACCGCCGTCGAGCACCAGGCCTTCGTGGGGACGGGCTACTTCGACGAGATTGCGAGCGTCCTCAGCGGTGGGACGTCCTCGACCCTCGCCATGGAGGGATCGACGGAGACCGAGCAATTCGTCGACAAGACGAGGCGGGAAATCGCCAAGAAAGGCTGAGGCCACACGCGGTCAGAACGGCAGCTTCCCGAGCGCGATCGTGAGCGGGAGCAGCGCGTCGTCGCGCCCGAGGAACTTCGCGGTCTGGAGGGCGGCATTGAGGTAGCTGATCGTGTGCTCCTTCTCGCCTACCGTCCAGTTCCCGTAGAAGTTGACGACCGTCGCGAGGAGTTCGTCCAACGACACGCCGTTTTCCAGCGCCTGGCGCAGGGTGCGCTCGACGGGCGGCGATTTGTTCTGAAGGCTGGACTCAAGGGCAGGCAGCAGGGACGACCGGTCCAGGGACAGGGATTCGCTGAGCCGGAGGAACTCCGGATAGCCGAATCGGGCCGTGAGCGTGCGGTAGAGCCTCCACGACAGCCAGGTGTTCTCGGAGGGCGTCAGGAAGCGCGATGCGAGACGCGCCGCGTGGACGAGACTCAGGGAGTGGCCCAGGAACCCCGGATCCGCGCTCGCCGCGACGAGCAGCGGCCGGTAGGCCTCGTCGGCGTGGCCCGCGAACGCGAGGGCTTGAAGCGCCCCCTCCACCCGGTCGAACGCACCGTCCACGACGAAGGCCTCGAGCTCGACGACGCTCGCCTCCTCGTCGCCGGCATCCCCTCGCTGGGGGACCGAGGACACTGGGACGTCCTGTAGCGCGAAGGCCTGGAGGCGCGCGAGGTTCATGAGCGGGACCAGGTGCCTGTTCGGTCCCACGACTTCGGCCGTGGTCACGTAGGCCATCGCGGTCACCAGGTTGTGGCCGAGACGCCCCAGGTCGTCCAGGGCGGTTCGGAGCGCGAGATGGCTCGCCGCCTCGAGACCGTGGTCCGCGGCCAGGCGGCCGAGGACGCTCGCGGCCTGATCTCCGAGACCGCCCCCGACGGCCTTGCGGTACGCGCCCGCCAGTTCCCCCGGGGTCGCGGTCGGGACGGAGTTCGCCATGGCGCGGGCCACGGACGCGTCGAAGGCCCGGCGTTGCAGTGTGAAGTTGTACAGGAAGAGGAAGCGGAGGAGGCCGAGGCCGCCGGGCGGCCGGGTCAGCTGCAGCAGCTCCCGACCCGCGTCCAGGGTGAGCAGCCCGTGGGGCGTGTGGAGCTGCGGATCGTCGTGGTTGGAGGCCACGTAGACGAGTTCCTGGAGAACGGGTCCTGCGCTGCCGAGGTCCTGGATTACCTTGTCGAACAGCGGGACCGCACGCTTGTGGTCCGTGGTGGGCAGCAACGCGAGGAGCCGGTTCAGGTCGTCCATGGCCGAGGACCGCTCTCATGGCGGAACCCGGATATGAAGCTAGGGCGACCATCCGTAGTCCTTCCGACGGCCCCGAGTAAACACTTATACACGAGCGAGCCGTTCGTTTTCCCCGATGCCTCCGTACGATGTGATCATCATCGGTTCGGGCCCGTCGGGGCTCACCGCCGCGATCTACGCGACGCGAGCGAATCTCAAGACCGTGGTAATCGCCGGGCAGGTCGCCGGCGGTCAGCTGACGACGACGACCGAGGTCGAGAACTACCCGGGCTTCCCGGAGGGCGTTCAGGGACCGGATCTCATGAACCTCTGGCGGAAGCAGGCCGAGCGCTTCCAGGCGGAGGTCATCGACGACAACGTCACCCGGGTGGACTTCAGGGGTCGCCCCTTCAAGGTGTGGATCGAGGACAAGGAGTACCAAGGCCGGGTCGTGATCCTCGCAACCGGTGCGAACGCGAAGTACCTGAACCTACCGAACGAGCAGCGCCTCAAGGGTCGTGGCGTGAGCGCGTGTGCGACTTGCGATGCATTTTTCTTTCGAAATCTGGACGTCGTCGTGGTCGGCGGGGGCGACACCGCGATGGAGGAAGCGCTTTACCTGTCCAAGCTCTGCAAGACCGTGACCGTGGTCCACCGACGGCACGAGTTCCGCGCAAGCAAGATCATGCAAGAACGGCTCCTCAAGAGGCCCAACGTCAGAGTCGTCTGGGACTCCGAGGTCGTGGACGTGCTCGGCGAGACCAAGGTCGACGCGGTCCGCATGAAGAATCTGAAGACGGGAGCCACGACCGATCTCAAGGCCCAAGGGCTGTTCCTGGCCATCGGCCACGCTCCGGCCACCGAGGTCTTCAAGGGTCAGGTCGACCTCGACATGGACTACGTGGTCCTCCGACCCCACGACGGCTACCAGACGTCGACAAGTGTGGACGGCGTGTTCGCGGCCGGGGACGTGCACGATCACCGATACCGCCAAGCGGTCACGGCGGCGGGCTTCGGTTGCATGGCCGCGCTCGACGCCGAGAAGTGGCTCCAAGCCCGCGAGTGAGCCTCATCCCGTGTTCCGCAACCCGTGGGAAATCCCGTTCACCGTGAGGAGGATCGCCCGAAGCAACTCGGGGTCCCGGCCTCCCCGTCTGCGCTTGCGGTCGAGCAGCTCCGCCTGGACGTAGTTCAGCGGGTCCAAGTAGCGATCCCGCCTCGCGACGACGGCCTTCAACACGGGGTCCGCGTCGAGCACCTGCCGCACGCCCGCAATCTCGAGCGTGTGTTGCACGCTCCGGCCATGCTCCTCGACAATCTGGTTGAAAACCCGCGCCCGCACGGCCTTGTCCGGCACGAGATCCGCATAGCGGCTCGCGAGGGTGAGGTCCGTCTTCCCCAGGACCATCCGGGCGGCGTCGAGCACCCCGGTGAAGAACGGCCACTCCCGGTGCATGGTCGTCAAGAGTGTCGCATCCGCCTCCGACTCGAGGGCGGAACCCACGGAGTACCAGCCGGGCAGGATTGTCCGGTTCTGCATCCAGGCAAAGACCCAGGGAATCGCACGGAGGTCCTCGATGTGAAGGGTGCCCTTGCGGCTCGACGGCCGCGAGCTGATGTTGAGCTCCGCGATCTCGTGGATGGGCGTCGCGTGCTCGAAGTAGACCGGGAGCCCAGGGTCGCCGTACACGAGGTCGCGATAGGCCTTCTCCCCCCCACGCGCCATCCCCTCCATGGACTCCATCCACACTCGCGCAGGCTCCAGGCGCGGGGCCGCGACGGCCAGGAGCAGACCGCTGACGAACTGCTCCGTCTCGCGCACAGCGACCGGGAAGTGGAAGTACTTCTGTGTGAGGACCTCCCCCTGCTCCGTGACCTTGATGCGGCCCGTCGCGACCTCGGAGGGCAGGGCCCGCATCGCGTCGTGCATGGGGACGCCGCCGCGGCTGATCGAGCCGCCTCGGCCGTGGAAGACGGTCAAGGTGACACCCGCCGCTTCGCTCCGAGCCGCAAGATCGCGCTGCGCCCGGAAGAGATGCCACCGCGACGCGAAGATGCCCCCGTCCTTCATGCTGTCGCTGTAGCCGACCATGACCTCCTGGCGCATCCGGCGGGAGCGCAGGTGCGTCCGGTAGGCAGGGTTCGCGTACAGCCGCCCCATGGTCGCACCGCACGTCCGAAGCGCGGCGATCATCTCGAAGAGAGGCGAGACGTCGATGCGGCTGTAGCCTTCCTTGAGGTCTAGGAGGCGGAGCACCTTCGCGACCAGGAGGAAGCCCAGGACGTCGCTGGGTTGCTGGGCCATGCTCAGGACGACCGTGTGCATCATGGCTTCGCCGTATACCTGCTGGATCTCGCCCAGGGTTCGAAGCGCGTCGACGACGCGGGCCGCGTCCCCGGAAGCCCCAAGCGCCTTCGGGCGGAACCGGGACTGCAGCAGCCGGGTCAGGAGCGCGATGCGCGCCTCCTCGGTCAGGCGACCGTACCCCTCCGCCTGCCCCGACACCGCAAGAATCTGCGCGACCGCGGTCCCGACGTCCCTCGAGTTCAGTCGCAGGTCGAGGGAGGCCAGGTGGAAGCCGAACGTCTCCACCTGGCGGATGAAGTCCTCCAGCGGCCCGTCCGCCTCCTCCGGCGCGCCGTTCATCCTCAGGGAAGACTGGAGGAGTCGCAGGTCTTCAAGGAGCTCCTCGGGCGACCTGTATCCGTCGGCGGGGCGCGTAAGGACCGAGGCGATCTTGTGGCCCACGAACGTGATCTTGGCCCGGTGGTGCTCGTCGCGGTTCACCTGCCGGATCTCCCGGGCGGTCCGTGGGTGCTCCTTGCGGTCGCGGGCCAGGGAGGCCACGAGGGCGGGCGACGCGGGAACGTACCGGGCGCTCTCCGTGAGGATGTCGATGAGCTCGCGGCACCGCACCTGGTAGCGACTGAGGAGGAAGAGCCGCTGGGTCCGCGCGGCCTCTTGCATGGAGGCCGGCGTCACGTTCGGGTTGCCGTCCATGTCCGTGCCCCGCCACGAGCCGAAGAACAGGAAGCTCGGAGGACGCACGCGGTTGGGACCGTACACGCGGTCGAGGGCACGGGTCAGCCTCGCGTAGAACTCAGGGACCAGGTCCACAACCACGTGGTCGAAGTAGAAGAGCCCCATCCGAACCTCGTCGACCACCCTGGGCTGGCGGAAGCGAAGCTCATCGCTGTGCCAGAGGCCCGTGATCTCTCGCCGCAGGTCGCGGTGAACGCCCTCGGACTCCGCGGGCAGGAGGCGCTCGCGGTCCAGACGGGACAGCAGTCCCTGGATGCGCCGCAGCCGCTCCAGCACGGTCCTTCGCTTGGGTTCCGTGGGATGCGCGGTGAACACGAGGCGTACGTCCAGCGACGCGAGGAGCCACATCACCGCCTCGCGATCGAGGCCTGCGTCCTTGAGGCGCCGCACGGAATCCTCCAGGGACTGCGGCGCGGCCACGTTCCCCGCTTCGGCGTCTCGGAGGCGACGGACGCGGTTGATGTCCTCCGCAAGGTTCAGGAGGAGCAGCTGGAAGGAGAACGCGCGCGCCACGTCGCCGGCTTGGTCCAGGGAGAGACCCTCGGCGAGGGCGCGAACTTGCTGGGCGGCCGCGGGATCGCCACGGGATCGGATCTCCTCGCATCGACGCCGGAGCGCGTCGATCAGCCTCGCGACCTCGGGGCTCGTTTCGACCGTCACAACCGAGGTGAGCGTCATCTCGAGGAGGGCGATGTCGTCCTCAATTGTCCGTGGGCGCTCCGCGACGGCCACGCCTCCCGATAGGAGAGGCGGCCAAAAGCCTTCGGTTGGGACCCCGTTCGCCCCCGACACCCGGCCCGTCGAAATCTTGAAGTAAAATCGGGGCCTTGGCTGGGCCCAAGGCGAGCCACATGGGCGTGCGCATCTTCCGCGGCGGGACCCTCGATGAGCGGTTCGAAGGTTCCGTGGTCGTCATCGGTCCCCGGAGCACCCAGATGACGGGCCTGGTCCGAGGGGACCTGTTCGTCCGGGAGAACAGCATCTGCGACGTCACGGGCATGGTTTCGGGAAACCTGCTCGCGGAGCTCAAGGGAAAGGCGGTCCTCAAGGGGCTCGTCACGAAGAGCTGCAAGGCGGTCGGCGGCGACCTCGAGATCTACGGACTCGTCCTCGGGGACGCGGTCAACGAGGGCGGGCGGATGTACATCGACAAGGCTGCCGTGGTCCGCGGCAAGGTCATCGGCCAGACGAGCCCGGCGCCGCTGCCGCCCCTGGCTCCCGCCACGCCGGCGCCCGCGGCCAAGCCGCCCGCGCAGCCCCCGGCTCCCCCGCCCTCCACGTGACGGCGCCTACGTCTCCATCGCTTGGGAGGCCCGCGGTGCGGGCGGCGCCTTCTCGATGACGGGCTCGGGTCTCTTCTCCGCAGCCGCGAAGAGCTGGAGGTACGGGATGATGGACGCCATCATCCGGTTCTCCGCCTTCCGGAGATGCTCCTCGTACGTGGAGCGGCTCACGCCGAGGCTTCGGGCGATGTTCTCCGTGGTCACCTCGCGCGGACTGTTGTAGTACCCGTACCGGTGGGCCTTCAGAATCGCGTCGATCTGCTTGCCCGTGAGGTCCGCGAAGAGGCTGTTCACCCAGATGCTCGTGGGCAGGAAGCTCAGTGGGATTTCCCGCTTCCGGATCAGCTCCGTGGGCCCAAGCTTGTTCAGGTCCCGGAACAGGTCCCTCGATCGCTCCTCCTCGAAGCTGAGGACGCGGAAGTAGCCCCAGCCGTCCTGGAAGACCGCGGGGGGAGCGTCGACCATCTGGTGCGGCTCCCACACGTTCCAAGGGCTGTTCTTCAACGTGTCGCACGTGCACCGGAGCATGAAGATCCGGGCCTCCTGGGCCTCGATCCACTTGTCGATGACCCGGCCCGCCTTGCCGATCTCCTTCTCGATCGCTGCGAGCTCGCGTTCGTCCTGCGTCGGGACCTGGAGGAGCTCCCGGCCCCAGATGCACCACATGGAGATCGGGATGCCCGGATGCCGCCCGGACATCTCGATGAACGGGTAGTCGTACTGCGTGCGGAACGAGACTTCCCAGAGGCTCATGAGGGACGAAAGGGGGCGGCGGCGTATATCAATGGTGCCGTCGTATGACGGCCGTCCTTGGCGGGTCAAAGACGTTCGTTCCCGCCGTCCTTCGTCCTCCCGAGGTACAGAACATGTACGCAATCCGAGTCGATGGGGACCCGCGCCTGCGAATGAACCCGATTCTGGCGGAGTACGCCCGCCTCGAGTACGGCCACGAGGACGTCGCCTGGTTCCTCGCCGCGGTGGGCCGGGCGGTCCGCAAGGCTCCCCACCGCAGTCTGGCGTCGCGATTCCGGGTCCTGCGTCCGCGGCCGGCACACACGCCGGTCGCCTGCAAGGGCGCGCCGCGCCTCCCGTCCTCCGATGCACCGGCTCCGGCCTGAAGCAGGTTTTTATCGGAGGGCGGCCTGGTTTTTCCGCCCATGAGCGAGGTCACAATCACCTACTGCGTTCCCTGCCGCTACCAGTTCAAGGCGATCCAGGACGCGGACGCCATTCTCAGGGAGTTCGGCCAAGGGCTCTCGGCGCTGCGGCTGATCCCGGGGGACCACGGCATCTACGACGTGGCGGTCGATGGGGACGTGCTGTTCTCCCTCGACAAGGCCAAGCACTTCCCGGAGACGCGTGAACTCCTGGAGAAGATACGGGCCAAGATCGGCTCCCCGGGGAAGCGGCGGGCCAAGTCCTGATCCGTCGGCCTACGGCACGCGGAGGACGACCTTCCCGAACTGCTCCCCGCGCTCCAGGTAGGCGTGCGCCTGCGCGGCCTCCTTGAGGGGGAAGACGCGGTCCACGACGGGCTTGAGGCGGCCCATGAAGACGAGCTTCATGACCTCCTCGAACTCCCGCCGGTTCGCCATCGTGGACCCAAGGACGGAGAGCTGCCGCCAGAACAGGTAGCGAAGGTCGATCTGGGGCATCGGGCCTGTGGTCGCACCGGGCACCACGAGCCGTCCTCCCTTCCTGAGGGAACGGAGGCTGTCCTTGAACGTCGCCTCGCCCACGTGGTCCAGGACGACGTCGACGCCACGCTTGCCCGTGAGTTCCCAGATCGCCTTGCTCCAAGGCATCGCCGTGTAGTTAACGACCACGTCCGCGCCGATCTCCTTGGCCCGCTGGAGCTTCGCATCGCTCGAGCTCGTCGTGTACACCGTGCAGCCCGCGAGCTTCGCAATCTGGATGGCGGCGGTGGACACGCCGGAGCCCGCGCCTAGGATGAGCACATCCTCCCCGGGCCGGATCCGGGCCCGGGTCACCAGGAGGCGCCACGCGGTCATGAACACGAGCGGCGCGGCCGCCGCAGGGATCCAGTCCATGTCCACGGGGATGGGCAGGAGGTTCTTGGCCGGGACCGCGATGTACTCCGCGTACGTCCCGGGCAGGTGCTCCCCCAGGATGCGGTACTCGGGACAGAGGGAATCGTCTCCCGCCACGCAGAACTCGCAGTGGCCGCAGGTCAGCCCGGGATTGGCGACCACGCGGTCGCCCAGCTCCAAGCCCGCCACGTCGGAGCCGAGCTGGGCGACCTCGCCGGCCAGGTCCGCGCCCAGGATGTGCGGCAGGACGAGGTTCAGCGTGGGGATGCCCTTCCGCACGGTGAGGTCCAGGTGGTTGATCGATGCGGCGTGCACATGGACGAGGACCTCGTCGGGCCCCGGCACGGGCTCGGGACGATCCTCGGTGTACTCCAGGACGTCGGGGGCGCCGTAGCGCGGGAGGAGGACGGCCTTCATGGTCCACCCTGGGACGGGGGAGCCAATGTCCCGCGCCTAATTAAGGCGTGCTCCCGTGGGGACTCAGCGGACCGTGTAGCCCTTCTGTTGCAACAGGCGGAGTACGTCCTTGCGGCGGTCTCCCTGCAGAACGATGACGCCGTCCTTCCCGGAGCCGCCGGTCGCGAGTCCTTTCTTGAGCTCACGCGCCAGCTTCTCCGCCTCATCGGGACGGGATTCGAGACCCCGCACGACCGTCACGGCCTTGCCGTAGCGGCGGGTGTCGAGGTCCACCGTGAGGAGGGTCGTCTCGCGACCCAGATCCTCGCAGACGCACAGTTCCTTAGGGAGTCCGCAGGTTGCGCAGATCCCGGCGATCAAGCTGCCTCCGGCGTTGGGGGAGAACCCTCAATCGCCTCTTTAAGTAAGCGGTAGTGCTTGCGAATCGTGACCTCGGACACTCCCGTGAGGCGCGCGATCTGGGCCTGGGTCACGGGCACCTCGAGCTCCTCGGACGCGAGGTACAGCGCACCCGCCGCGATGCCCACAGGGGAGTTCGCCTCCAGGAGCTTC
The sequence above is a segment of the Thermoplasmata archaeon genome. Coding sequences within it:
- a CDS encoding deoxyribonuclease IV → AIQIFSRSPRMLRNLKPLTHEETGAFQANLRAHGIVRAMIHANYLINLASPKKPLLKLSRSAFVDELDRAQQLGVSDVIFHPGAHLGKGERFGIRTIAESLDWCFEHADAPSVFAVLENTAGGGSTIGATFDQIAAVMSASSRPERLGACVDTCHAFAAGYDFRSPEGYADLVRSLETTVGLPRVRAFHLNDSKGDLNSHADRHENIGKGKIGLEGFRHLVNDTRFAQLPGCLEFPGDDAGYRRNLRTLRSLIPGYVPPKRVRPRRSSAVPAPPS
- the aceA gene encoding isocitrate lyase; the protein is MSEARALEQGWKTGERWAGILRPYTAEDVVRLRGSVRVAHTLAERGAERLWQLLHSEPFVAALGSMTGGQAVQQVQAGLKAIYLSGWQVAADANDAGQTYPDQSLYPADSVPNVVRRLNNALRREDQKQRMAGRHDVDWFAPIIADAEAGFGGPLNAFELMKALIDAGAAAAHFEDQLASAKKCGHLGGKVLVPTREFIQKLVAARLAADMEGVPSIVIARTDANGAKLITSDVDPRDQEFLGTERTAEGFHALRGGLNAAIARGISYAPYADLVWCETASPDLDEARAFADGLHAKFPDKMLAYNCSASFNWRKKLEPVQIARFQEELADMGYRFQFVTLAGFHSMNLAMFRLARDYRNSGMTAYTELQQEEFAAKDEGYTAVEHQAFVGTGYFDEIASVLSGGTSSTLAMEGSTETEQFVDKTRREIAKKG
- the trxB gene encoding thioredoxin-disulfide reductase, which gives rise to MPPYDVIIIGSGPSGLTAAIYATRANLKTVVIAGQVAGGQLTTTTEVENYPGFPEGVQGPDLMNLWRKQAERFQAEVIDDNVTRVDFRGRPFKVWIEDKEYQGRVVILATGANAKYLNLPNEQRLKGRGVSACATCDAFFFRNLDVVVVGGGDTAMEEALYLSKLCKTVTVVHRRHEFRASKIMQERLLKRPNVRVVWDSEVVDVLGETKVDAVRMKNLKTGATTDLKAQGLFLAIGHAPATEVFKGQVDLDMDYVVLRPHDGYQTSTSVDGVFAAGDVHDHRYRQAVTAAGFGCMAALDAEKWLQARE
- the ppc gene encoding phosphoenolpyruvate carboxylase, translated to MAVAERPRTIEDDIALLEMTLTSVVTVETSPEVARLIDALRRRCEEIRSRGDPAAAQQVRALAEGLSLDQAGDVARAFSFQLLLLNLAEDINRVRRLRDAEAGNVAAPQSLEDSVRRLKDAGLDREAVMWLLASLDVRLVFTAHPTEPKRRTVLERLRRIQGLLSRLDRERLLPAESEGVHRDLRREITGLWHSDELRFRQPRVVDEVRMGLFYFDHVVVDLVPEFYARLTRALDRVYGPNRVRPPSFLFFGSWRGTDMDGNPNVTPASMQEAARTQRLFLLSRYQVRCRELIDILTESARYVPASPALVASLARDRKEHPRTAREIRQVNRDEHHRAKITFVGHKIASVLTRPADGYRSPEELLEDLRLLQSSLRMNGAPEEADGPLEDFIRQVETFGFHLASLDLRLNSRDVGTAVAQILAVSGQAEGYGRLTEEARIALLTRLLQSRFRPKALGASGDAARVVDALRTLGEIQQVYGEAMMHTVVLSMAQQPSDVLGFLLVAKVLRLLDLKEGYSRIDVSPLFEMIAALRTCGATMGRLYANPAYRTHLRSRRMRQEVMVGYSDSMKDGGIFASRWHLFRAQRDLAARSEAAGVTLTVFHGRGGSISRGGVPMHDAMRALPSEVATGRIKVTEQGEVLTQKYFHFPVAVRETEQFVSGLLLAVAAPRLEPARVWMESMEGMARGGEKAYRDLVYGDPGLPVYFEHATPIHEIAELNISSRPSSRKGTLHIEDLRAIPWVFAWMQNRTILPGWYSVGSALESEADATLLTTMHREWPFFTGVLDAARMVLGKTDLTLASRYADLVPDKAVRARVFNQIVEEHGRSVQHTLEIAGVRQVLDADPVLKAVVARRDRYLDPLNYVQAELLDRKRRRGGRDPELLRAILLTVNGISHGLRNTG
- a CDS encoding helix-turn-helix domain-containing protein, whose translation is MSLWEVSFRTQYDYPFIEMSGRHPGIPISMWCIWGRELLQVPTQDERELAAIEKEIGKAGRVIDKWIEAQEARIFMLRCTCDTLKNSPWNVWEPHQMVDAPPAVFQDGWGYFRVLSFEEERSRDLFRDLNKLGPTELIRKREIPLSFLPTSIWVNSLFADLTGKQIDAILKAHRYGYYNSPREVTTENIARSLGVSRSTYEEHLRKAENRMMASIIPYLQLFAAAEKRPEPVIEKAPPAPRASQAMET
- a CDS encoding Rdx family protein, which encodes MSEVTITYCVPCRYQFKAIQDADAILREFGQGLSALRLIPGDHGIYDVAVDGDVLFSLDKAKHFPETRELLEKIRAKIGSPGKRRAKS
- a CDS encoding zinc-binding dehydrogenase, whose product is MKAVLLPRYGAPDVLEYTEDRPEPVPGPDEVLVHVHAASINHLDLTVRKGIPTLNLVLPHILGADLAGEVAQLGSDVAGLELGDRVVANPGLTCGHCEFCVAGDDSLCPEYRILGEHLPGTYAEYIAVPAKNLLPIPVDMDWIPAAAAPLVFMTAWRLLVTRARIRPGEDVLILGAGSGVSTAAIQIAKLAGCTVYTTSSSDAKLQRAKEIGADVVVNYTAMPWSKAIWELTGKRGVDVVLDHVGEATFKDSLRSLRKGGRLVVPGATTGPMPQIDLRYLFWRQLSVLGSTMANRREFEEVMKLVFMGRLKPVVDRVFPLKEAAQAHAYLERGEQFGKVVLRVP
- the yciH gene encoding stress response translation initiation inhibitor YciH, translated to MIAGICATCGLPKELCVCEDLGRETTLLTVDLDTRRYGKAVTVVRGLESRPDEAEKLARELKKGLATGGSGKDGVIVLQGDRRKDVLRLLQQKGYTVR